One Canis aureus isolate CA01 chromosome 35, VMU_Caureus_v.1.0, whole genome shotgun sequence genomic region harbors:
- the IGSF11 gene encoding immunoglobulin superfamily member 11 isoform X7 yields MDGVAASLEVSESPGSIQVARGHTAVLPCTFTTNAALINLNVIWMVIPLSNANQPEQVILYQGGQMFDGAPRFHGRVGFTGTMPATNVSIFINNTQLSDTGTYQCLVNNLPDRGGRNIGVTGLTVLVPPSAPHCQIQGSQDIGSDVILLCSSEEGIPRPTYLWEKLDNTLKLPPTATQDQIQGTVTIRNISALSSGLYQCVASNAIGTSTCLLDLQVISPQPRNIGLIAGAIGTGAVIIIFCIALILGAFFYWRSKNKEEEEEEIPNEIREDDLPPKCSSSAKAFHTEISSSENNTLTSSNTYNSRYWSNNPKVPRNTESFNHFSDLRQSFSLHSGNANIPSIYANGSHLVPAPHKTLVVTANRGSPPQVMSRSNGSVSRKPRPQHTHSYTVSQATLERIGAVPVMVPAQSRAGSLV; encoded by the exons GTGTCGCAGCTTCCCTGGAAGTCTCCGAGAGCCCTGGAAGTATCCAGGTGGCCCGAGGCCACACGGCAGTCCTGCCCTGTACCTTCACTACCAACGCTGCCCTCATTAACCTCAATGTCATTTGGATGGTCATTCCTCTCTCCAATGCTAACCAGCCTGAGCAG gtCATTCTGTATCAGGGTGGACAGATGTTTGATGGTGCCCCCCGGTTCCATGGTAGGGTAGGATTTACAGGCACCATGCCAGCCACCAACGTCTCTATCTTCATTAATAACACTCAGCTTTCAGATACAGGCACCTACCAGTGTTTGGTCAACAACCTTCCAGATAGAGGGGGCAGAAACATTGGGGTCACCGGTCTCACAGTTTTAG TTCCCCCTTCTGCCCCACACTGCCAAATCCAAGGATCCCAGGATATCGGCAGCGATGTCATCCTGCTTTGTAGCTCAGAGGAAGGCATCCCTCGGCCAACTTACCTTTGGGAGAAGTTAGACAATACCCTCAAACTACCTCCAACAGCCACTCAGG ACCAGATCCAGGGGACAGTCACCATCCGGAACATCAGTGCTCTGTCTTCAGGCTTGTATCAATGTGTGGCTTCTAATGCCATCGGAACCAGCACCTGTCTTTTGGATCTCCAGGTGATTTCAC CCCAGCCCAGGAACATTGGACTAATAGCTGGAGCCATTGGCACTGGTGCAGTTATTATCATTTTTTGCATTGCACTAATTTTAGGGGCATTCTTTTACTggagaagcaaaaataaagaggaggaggaagaagaaattccTAATGAAATAAG aGAGGATGATCTTCCACCTAAATGTTCTTCTTCTGCCAAAGCATTTCACACCGAGATATCCTCCTCAGAGAACAACACATTGACCTCTTCCAATACCTACAACAGTCGATACTGGAGCAACAATCCAAAAGTTCCCAGAAACACGGAGTCATTCAACCACTTCAGTGACTTGCGCcagtctttctctctccactCAGGCAATGCCAATATTCCATCCATCTATGCTAATGGGAGCCACCTGGTCCCAGCTCCCCATAAGACTCTAGTAGTGACAGCCAACAGAGGGTCACCCCCGCAAGTCATGTCCAGGAGCAATGGCTCAGTCAGCAGGAAGCCTCGGCCTCAACACACACACTCGTACACCGTCAGTCAAGCAACACTCGAGCGAATTGGTGCTGTCCCTGTCATGGTGCCAGCCCAGAGTCGGGCAGGGTCCCTGGTATAG
- the IGSF11 gene encoding immunoglobulin superfamily member 11 isoform X4, whose product MSKCLRGLRNQIFWIQRLALSFISGVAASLEVSESPGSIQVARGHTAVLPCTFTTNAALINLNVIWMVIPLSNANQPEQVILYQGGQMFDGAPRFHGRVGFTGTMPATNVSIFINNTQLSDTGTYQCLVNNLPDRGGRNIGVTGLTVLVPPSAPHCQIQGSQDIGSDVILLCSSEEGIPRPTYLWEKLDNTLKLPPTATQDQIQGTVTIRNISALSSGLYQCVASNAIGTSTCLLDLQVISPQPRNIGLIAGAIGTGAVIIIFCIALILGAFFYWRSKNKEEEEEEIPNEIREDDLPPKCSSSAKAFHTEISSSENNTLTSSNTYNSRYWSNNPKVPRNTESFNHFSDLRQSFSLHSGNANIPSIYANGSHLVPAPHKTLVVTANRGSPPQVMSRSNGSVSRKPRPQHTHSYTVSQATLERIGAVPVMVPAQSRAGSLV is encoded by the exons GTGTCGCAGCTTCCCTGGAAGTCTCCGAGAGCCCTGGAAGTATCCAGGTGGCCCGAGGCCACACGGCAGTCCTGCCCTGTACCTTCACTACCAACGCTGCCCTCATTAACCTCAATGTCATTTGGATGGTCATTCCTCTCTCCAATGCTAACCAGCCTGAGCAG gtCATTCTGTATCAGGGTGGACAGATGTTTGATGGTGCCCCCCGGTTCCATGGTAGGGTAGGATTTACAGGCACCATGCCAGCCACCAACGTCTCTATCTTCATTAATAACACTCAGCTTTCAGATACAGGCACCTACCAGTGTTTGGTCAACAACCTTCCAGATAGAGGGGGCAGAAACATTGGGGTCACCGGTCTCACAGTTTTAG TTCCCCCTTCTGCCCCACACTGCCAAATCCAAGGATCCCAGGATATCGGCAGCGATGTCATCCTGCTTTGTAGCTCAGAGGAAGGCATCCCTCGGCCAACTTACCTTTGGGAGAAGTTAGACAATACCCTCAAACTACCTCCAACAGCCACTCAGG ACCAGATCCAGGGGACAGTCACCATCCGGAACATCAGTGCTCTGTCTTCAGGCTTGTATCAATGTGTGGCTTCTAATGCCATCGGAACCAGCACCTGTCTTTTGGATCTCCAGGTGATTTCAC CCCAGCCCAGGAACATTGGACTAATAGCTGGAGCCATTGGCACTGGTGCAGTTATTATCATTTTTTGCATTGCACTAATTTTAGGGGCATTCTTTTACTggagaagcaaaaataaagaggaggaggaagaagaaattccTAATGAAATAAG aGAGGATGATCTTCCACCTAAATGTTCTTCTTCTGCCAAAGCATTTCACACCGAGATATCCTCCTCAGAGAACAACACATTGACCTCTTCCAATACCTACAACAGTCGATACTGGAGCAACAATCCAAAAGTTCCCAGAAACACGGAGTCATTCAACCACTTCAGTGACTTGCGCcagtctttctctctccactCAGGCAATGCCAATATTCCATCCATCTATGCTAATGGGAGCCACCTGGTCCCAGCTCCCCATAAGACTCTAGTAGTGACAGCCAACAGAGGGTCACCCCCGCAAGTCATGTCCAGGAGCAATGGCTCAGTCAGCAGGAAGCCTCGGCCTCAACACACACACTCGTACACCGTCAGTCAAGCAACACTCGAGCGAATTGGTGCTGTCCCTGTCATGGTGCCAGCCCAGAGTCGGGCAGGGTCCCTGGTATAG
- the IGSF11 gene encoding immunoglobulin superfamily member 11 isoform X2, whose amino-acid sequence MSKCLRGLRNQIFWIQRLALSFISGVAASLEVSESPGSIQVARGHTAVLPCTFTTNAALINLNVIWMVIPLSNANQPEQVILYQGGQMFDGAPRFHGRVGFTGTMPATNVSIFINNTQLSDTGTYQCLVNNLPDRGGRNIGVTGLTVLVPPSAPHCQIQGSQDIGSDVILLCSSEEGIPRPTYLWEKLDNTLKLPPTATQDQIQGTVTIRNISALSSGLYQCVASNAIGTSTCLLDLQVISRAFFYWRSKNKEEEEEEIPNEIREDDLPPKCSSSAKAFHTEISSSENNTLTSSNTYNSRYWSNNPKVPRNTESFNHFSDLRQSFSLHSGNANIPSIYANGSHLVPAPHKTLVVTANRGSPPQVMSRSNGSVSRKPRPQHTHSYTVSQATLERIGAVPVMVPAQSRAGSLV is encoded by the exons GTGTCGCAGCTTCCCTGGAAGTCTCCGAGAGCCCTGGAAGTATCCAGGTGGCCCGAGGCCACACGGCAGTCCTGCCCTGTACCTTCACTACCAACGCTGCCCTCATTAACCTCAATGTCATTTGGATGGTCATTCCTCTCTCCAATGCTAACCAGCCTGAGCAG gtCATTCTGTATCAGGGTGGACAGATGTTTGATGGTGCCCCCCGGTTCCATGGTAGGGTAGGATTTACAGGCACCATGCCAGCCACCAACGTCTCTATCTTCATTAATAACACTCAGCTTTCAGATACAGGCACCTACCAGTGTTTGGTCAACAACCTTCCAGATAGAGGGGGCAGAAACATTGGGGTCACCGGTCTCACAGTTTTAG TTCCCCCTTCTGCCCCACACTGCCAAATCCAAGGATCCCAGGATATCGGCAGCGATGTCATCCTGCTTTGTAGCTCAGAGGAAGGCATCCCTCGGCCAACTTACCTTTGGGAGAAGTTAGACAATACCCTCAAACTACCTCCAACAGCCACTCAGG ACCAGATCCAGGGGACAGTCACCATCCGGAACATCAGTGCTCTGTCTTCAGGCTTGTATCAATGTGTGGCTTCTAATGCCATCGGAACCAGCACCTGTCTTTTGGATCTCCAGGTGATTTCAC GGGCATTCTTTTACTggagaagcaaaaataaagaggaggaggaagaagaaattccTAATGAAATAAG aGAGGATGATCTTCCACCTAAATGTTCTTCTTCTGCCAAAGCATTTCACACCGAGATATCCTCCTCAGAGAACAACACATTGACCTCTTCCAATACCTACAACAGTCGATACTGGAGCAACAATCCAAAAGTTCCCAGAAACACGGAGTCATTCAACCACTTCAGTGACTTGCGCcagtctttctctctccactCAGGCAATGCCAATATTCCATCCATCTATGCTAATGGGAGCCACCTGGTCCCAGCTCCCCATAAGACTCTAGTAGTGACAGCCAACAGAGGGTCACCCCCGCAAGTCATGTCCAGGAGCAATGGCTCAGTCAGCAGGAAGCCTCGGCCTCAACACACACACTCGTACACCGTCAGTCAAGCAACACTCGAGCGAATTGGTGCTGTCCCTGTCATGGTGCCAGCCCAGAGTCGGGCAGGGTCCCTGGTATAG
- the IGSF11 gene encoding immunoglobulin superfamily member 11 isoform X5, whose amino-acid sequence MTPPGSPLAPLLLLSLHGVAASLEVSESPGSIQVARGHTAVLPCTFTTNAALINLNVIWMVIPLSNANQPEQVILYQGGQMFDGAPRFHGRVGFTGTMPATNVSIFINNTQLSDTGTYQCLVNNLPDRGGRNIGVTGLTVLVPPSAPHCQIQGSQDIGSDVILLCSSEEGIPRPTYLWEKLDNTLKLPPTATQDQIQGTVTIRNISALSSGLYQCVASNAIGTSTCLLDLQVISPQPRNIGLIAGAIGTGAVIIIFCIALILGAFFYWRSKNKEEEEEEIPNEIREDDLPPKCSSSAKAFHTEISSSENNTLTSSNTYNSRYWSNNPKVPRNTESFNHFSDLRQSFSLHSGNANIPSIYANGSHLVPAPHKTLVVTANRGSPPQVMSRSNGSVSRKPRPQHTHSYTVSQATLERIGAVPVMVPAQSRAGSLV is encoded by the exons GTGTCGCAGCTTCCCTGGAAGTCTCCGAGAGCCCTGGAAGTATCCAGGTGGCCCGAGGCCACACGGCAGTCCTGCCCTGTACCTTCACTACCAACGCTGCCCTCATTAACCTCAATGTCATTTGGATGGTCATTCCTCTCTCCAATGCTAACCAGCCTGAGCAG gtCATTCTGTATCAGGGTGGACAGATGTTTGATGGTGCCCCCCGGTTCCATGGTAGGGTAGGATTTACAGGCACCATGCCAGCCACCAACGTCTCTATCTTCATTAATAACACTCAGCTTTCAGATACAGGCACCTACCAGTGTTTGGTCAACAACCTTCCAGATAGAGGGGGCAGAAACATTGGGGTCACCGGTCTCACAGTTTTAG TTCCCCCTTCTGCCCCACACTGCCAAATCCAAGGATCCCAGGATATCGGCAGCGATGTCATCCTGCTTTGTAGCTCAGAGGAAGGCATCCCTCGGCCAACTTACCTTTGGGAGAAGTTAGACAATACCCTCAAACTACCTCCAACAGCCACTCAGG ACCAGATCCAGGGGACAGTCACCATCCGGAACATCAGTGCTCTGTCTTCAGGCTTGTATCAATGTGTGGCTTCTAATGCCATCGGAACCAGCACCTGTCTTTTGGATCTCCAGGTGATTTCAC CCCAGCCCAGGAACATTGGACTAATAGCTGGAGCCATTGGCACTGGTGCAGTTATTATCATTTTTTGCATTGCACTAATTTTAGGGGCATTCTTTTACTggagaagcaaaaataaagaggaggaggaagaagaaattccTAATGAAATAAG aGAGGATGATCTTCCACCTAAATGTTCTTCTTCTGCCAAAGCATTTCACACCGAGATATCCTCCTCAGAGAACAACACATTGACCTCTTCCAATACCTACAACAGTCGATACTGGAGCAACAATCCAAAAGTTCCCAGAAACACGGAGTCATTCAACCACTTCAGTGACTTGCGCcagtctttctctctccactCAGGCAATGCCAATATTCCATCCATCTATGCTAATGGGAGCCACCTGGTCCCAGCTCCCCATAAGACTCTAGTAGTGACAGCCAACAGAGGGTCACCCCCGCAAGTCATGTCCAGGAGCAATGGCTCAGTCAGCAGGAAGCCTCGGCCTCAACACACACACTCGTACACCGTCAGTCAAGCAACACTCGAGCGAATTGGTGCTGTCCCTGTCATGGTGCCAGCCCAGAGTCGGGCAGGGTCCCTGGTATAG
- the IGSF11 gene encoding immunoglobulin superfamily member 11 isoform X1, whose product MVIPLSNANQPEQVILYQGGQMFDGAPRFHGRVGFTGTMPATNVSIFINNTQLSDTGTYQCLVNNLPDRGGRNIGVTGLTVLVPPSAPHCQIQGSQDIGSDVILLCSSEEGIPRPTYLWEKLDNTLKLPPTATQDQIQGTVTIRNISALSSGLYQCVASNAIGTSTCLLDLQVISPQPRNIGLIAGAIGTGAVIIIFCIALILGAFFYWRSKNKEEEEEEIPNEIREDDLPPKCSSSAKAFHTEISSSENNTLTSSNTYNSRYWSNNPKVPRNTESFNHFSDLRQSFSLHSGNANIPSIYANGSHLVPAPHKTLVVTANRGSPPQVMSRSNGSVSRKPRPQHTHSYTVSQATLERIGAVPVMVPAQSRAGSLV is encoded by the exons ATGGTCATTCCTCTCTCCAATGCTAACCAGCCTGAGCAG gtCATTCTGTATCAGGGTGGACAGATGTTTGATGGTGCCCCCCGGTTCCATGGTAGGGTAGGATTTACAGGCACCATGCCAGCCACCAACGTCTCTATCTTCATTAATAACACTCAGCTTTCAGATACAGGCACCTACCAGTGTTTGGTCAACAACCTTCCAGATAGAGGGGGCAGAAACATTGGGGTCACCGGTCTCACAGTTTTAG TTCCCCCTTCTGCCCCACACTGCCAAATCCAAGGATCCCAGGATATCGGCAGCGATGTCATCCTGCTTTGTAGCTCAGAGGAAGGCATCCCTCGGCCAACTTACCTTTGGGAGAAGTTAGACAATACCCTCAAACTACCTCCAACAGCCACTCAGG ACCAGATCCAGGGGACAGTCACCATCCGGAACATCAGTGCTCTGTCTTCAGGCTTGTATCAATGTGTGGCTTCTAATGCCATCGGAACCAGCACCTGTCTTTTGGATCTCCAGGTGATTTCAC CCCAGCCCAGGAACATTGGACTAATAGCTGGAGCCATTGGCACTGGTGCAGTTATTATCATTTTTTGCATTGCACTAATTTTAGGGGCATTCTTTTACTggagaagcaaaaataaagaggaggaggaagaagaaattccTAATGAAATAAG aGAGGATGATCTTCCACCTAAATGTTCTTCTTCTGCCAAAGCATTTCACACCGAGATATCCTCCTCAGAGAACAACACATTGACCTCTTCCAATACCTACAACAGTCGATACTGGAGCAACAATCCAAAAGTTCCCAGAAACACGGAGTCATTCAACCACTTCAGTGACTTGCGCcagtctttctctctccactCAGGCAATGCCAATATTCCATCCATCTATGCTAATGGGAGCCACCTGGTCCCAGCTCCCCATAAGACTCTAGTAGTGACAGCCAACAGAGGGTCACCCCCGCAAGTCATGTCCAGGAGCAATGGCTCAGTCAGCAGGAAGCCTCGGCCTCAACACACACACTCGTACACCGTCAGTCAAGCAACACTCGAGCGAATTGGTGCTGTCCCTGTCATGGTGCCAGCCCAGAGTCGGGCAGGGTCCCTGGTATAG
- the IGSF11 gene encoding immunoglobulin superfamily member 11 isoform X8, which translates to MSKCLRGLRNQIFWIQRLALSFISGVAASLEVSESPGSIQVARGHTAVLPCTFTTNAALINLNVIWMVIPLSNANQPEQVILYQGGQMFDGAPRFHGRVGFTGTMPATNVSIFINNTQLSDTGTYQCLVNNLPDRGGRNIGVTGLTVLDQIQGTVTIRNISALSSGLYQCVASNAIGTSTCLLDLQVISRAFFYWRSKNKEEEEEEIPNEIREDDLPPKCSSSAKAFHTEISSSENNTLTSSNTYNSRYWSNNPKVPRNTESFNHFSDLRQSFSLHSGNANIPSIYANGSHLVPAPHKTLVVTANRGSPPQVMSRSNGSVSRKPRPQHTHSYTVSQATLERIGAVPVMVPAQSRAGSLV; encoded by the exons GTGTCGCAGCTTCCCTGGAAGTCTCCGAGAGCCCTGGAAGTATCCAGGTGGCCCGAGGCCACACGGCAGTCCTGCCCTGTACCTTCACTACCAACGCTGCCCTCATTAACCTCAATGTCATTTGGATGGTCATTCCTCTCTCCAATGCTAACCAGCCTGAGCAG gtCATTCTGTATCAGGGTGGACAGATGTTTGATGGTGCCCCCCGGTTCCATGGTAGGGTAGGATTTACAGGCACCATGCCAGCCACCAACGTCTCTATCTTCATTAATAACACTCAGCTTTCAGATACAGGCACCTACCAGTGTTTGGTCAACAACCTTCCAGATAGAGGGGGCAGAAACATTGGGGTCACCGGTCTCACAGTTTTAG ACCAGATCCAGGGGACAGTCACCATCCGGAACATCAGTGCTCTGTCTTCAGGCTTGTATCAATGTGTGGCTTCTAATGCCATCGGAACCAGCACCTGTCTTTTGGATCTCCAGGTGATTTCAC GGGCATTCTTTTACTggagaagcaaaaataaagaggaggaggaagaagaaattccTAATGAAATAAG aGAGGATGATCTTCCACCTAAATGTTCTTCTTCTGCCAAAGCATTTCACACCGAGATATCCTCCTCAGAGAACAACACATTGACCTCTTCCAATACCTACAACAGTCGATACTGGAGCAACAATCCAAAAGTTCCCAGAAACACGGAGTCATTCAACCACTTCAGTGACTTGCGCcagtctttctctctccactCAGGCAATGCCAATATTCCATCCATCTATGCTAATGGGAGCCACCTGGTCCCAGCTCCCCATAAGACTCTAGTAGTGACAGCCAACAGAGGGTCACCCCCGCAAGTCATGTCCAGGAGCAATGGCTCAGTCAGCAGGAAGCCTCGGCCTCAACACACACACTCGTACACCGTCAGTCAAGCAACACTCGAGCGAATTGGTGCTGTCCCTGTCATGGTGCCAGCCCAGAGTCGGGCAGGGTCCCTGGTATAG
- the IGSF11 gene encoding immunoglobulin superfamily member 11 isoform X6: MFLVGLMLWWGYFSSRGVAASLEVSESPGSIQVARGHTAVLPCTFTTNAALINLNVIWMVIPLSNANQPEQVILYQGGQMFDGAPRFHGRVGFTGTMPATNVSIFINNTQLSDTGTYQCLVNNLPDRGGRNIGVTGLTVLVPPSAPHCQIQGSQDIGSDVILLCSSEEGIPRPTYLWEKLDNTLKLPPTATQDQIQGTVTIRNISALSSGLYQCVASNAIGTSTCLLDLQVISPQPRNIGLIAGAIGTGAVIIIFCIALILGAFFYWRSKNKEEEEEEIPNEIREDDLPPKCSSSAKAFHTEISSSENNTLTSSNTYNSRYWSNNPKVPRNTESFNHFSDLRQSFSLHSGNANIPSIYANGSHLVPAPHKTLVVTANRGSPPQVMSRSNGSVSRKPRPQHTHSYTVSQATLERIGAVPVMVPAQSRAGSLV, from the exons GTGTCGCAGCTTCCCTGGAAGTCTCCGAGAGCCCTGGAAGTATCCAGGTGGCCCGAGGCCACACGGCAGTCCTGCCCTGTACCTTCACTACCAACGCTGCCCTCATTAACCTCAATGTCATTTGGATGGTCATTCCTCTCTCCAATGCTAACCAGCCTGAGCAG gtCATTCTGTATCAGGGTGGACAGATGTTTGATGGTGCCCCCCGGTTCCATGGTAGGGTAGGATTTACAGGCACCATGCCAGCCACCAACGTCTCTATCTTCATTAATAACACTCAGCTTTCAGATACAGGCACCTACCAGTGTTTGGTCAACAACCTTCCAGATAGAGGGGGCAGAAACATTGGGGTCACCGGTCTCACAGTTTTAG TTCCCCCTTCTGCCCCACACTGCCAAATCCAAGGATCCCAGGATATCGGCAGCGATGTCATCCTGCTTTGTAGCTCAGAGGAAGGCATCCCTCGGCCAACTTACCTTTGGGAGAAGTTAGACAATACCCTCAAACTACCTCCAACAGCCACTCAGG ACCAGATCCAGGGGACAGTCACCATCCGGAACATCAGTGCTCTGTCTTCAGGCTTGTATCAATGTGTGGCTTCTAATGCCATCGGAACCAGCACCTGTCTTTTGGATCTCCAGGTGATTTCAC CCCAGCCCAGGAACATTGGACTAATAGCTGGAGCCATTGGCACTGGTGCAGTTATTATCATTTTTTGCATTGCACTAATTTTAGGGGCATTCTTTTACTggagaagcaaaaataaagaggaggaggaagaagaaattccTAATGAAATAAG aGAGGATGATCTTCCACCTAAATGTTCTTCTTCTGCCAAAGCATTTCACACCGAGATATCCTCCTCAGAGAACAACACATTGACCTCTTCCAATACCTACAACAGTCGATACTGGAGCAACAATCCAAAAGTTCCCAGAAACACGGAGTCATTCAACCACTTCAGTGACTTGCGCcagtctttctctctccactCAGGCAATGCCAATATTCCATCCATCTATGCTAATGGGAGCCACCTGGTCCCAGCTCCCCATAAGACTCTAGTAGTGACAGCCAACAGAGGGTCACCCCCGCAAGTCATGTCCAGGAGCAATGGCTCAGTCAGCAGGAAGCCTCGGCCTCAACACACACACTCGTACACCGTCAGTCAAGCAACACTCGAGCGAATTGGTGCTGTCCCTGTCATGGTGCCAGCCCAGAGTCGGGCAGGGTCCCTGGTATAG
- the IGSF11 gene encoding immunoglobulin superfamily member 11 isoform X3 produces the protein MSKCLRGLRNQIFWIQRLALSFISGVAASLEVSESPGSIQVARGHTAVLPCTFTTNAALINLNVIWMVIPLSNANQPEQVILYQGGQMFDGAPRFHGRVGFTGTMPATNVSIFINNTQLSDTGTYQCLVNNLPDRGGRNIGVTGLTVLDQIQGTVTIRNISALSSGLYQCVASNAIGTSTCLLDLQVISPQPRNIGLIAGAIGTGAVIIIFCIALILGAFFYWRSKNKEEEEEEIPNEIREDDLPPKCSSSAKAFHTEISSSENNTLTSSNTYNSRYWSNNPKVPRNTESFNHFSDLRQSFSLHSGNANIPSIYANGSHLVPAPHKTLVVTANRGSPPQVMSRSNGSVSRKPRPQHTHSYTVSQATLERIGAVPVMVPAQSRAGSLV, from the exons GTGTCGCAGCTTCCCTGGAAGTCTCCGAGAGCCCTGGAAGTATCCAGGTGGCCCGAGGCCACACGGCAGTCCTGCCCTGTACCTTCACTACCAACGCTGCCCTCATTAACCTCAATGTCATTTGGATGGTCATTCCTCTCTCCAATGCTAACCAGCCTGAGCAG gtCATTCTGTATCAGGGTGGACAGATGTTTGATGGTGCCCCCCGGTTCCATGGTAGGGTAGGATTTACAGGCACCATGCCAGCCACCAACGTCTCTATCTTCATTAATAACACTCAGCTTTCAGATACAGGCACCTACCAGTGTTTGGTCAACAACCTTCCAGATAGAGGGGGCAGAAACATTGGGGTCACCGGTCTCACAGTTTTAG ACCAGATCCAGGGGACAGTCACCATCCGGAACATCAGTGCTCTGTCTTCAGGCTTGTATCAATGTGTGGCTTCTAATGCCATCGGAACCAGCACCTGTCTTTTGGATCTCCAGGTGATTTCAC CCCAGCCCAGGAACATTGGACTAATAGCTGGAGCCATTGGCACTGGTGCAGTTATTATCATTTTTTGCATTGCACTAATTTTAGGGGCATTCTTTTACTggagaagcaaaaataaagaggaggaggaagaagaaattccTAATGAAATAAG aGAGGATGATCTTCCACCTAAATGTTCTTCTTCTGCCAAAGCATTTCACACCGAGATATCCTCCTCAGAGAACAACACATTGACCTCTTCCAATACCTACAACAGTCGATACTGGAGCAACAATCCAAAAGTTCCCAGAAACACGGAGTCATTCAACCACTTCAGTGACTTGCGCcagtctttctctctccactCAGGCAATGCCAATATTCCATCCATCTATGCTAATGGGAGCCACCTGGTCCCAGCTCCCCATAAGACTCTAGTAGTGACAGCCAACAGAGGGTCACCCCCGCAAGTCATGTCCAGGAGCAATGGCTCAGTCAGCAGGAAGCCTCGGCCTCAACACACACACTCGTACACCGTCAGTCAAGCAACACTCGAGCGAATTGGTGCTGTCCCTGTCATGGTGCCAGCCCAGAGTCGGGCAGGGTCCCTGGTATAG